Proteins encoded together in one Desulfobacterales bacterium window:
- the tssG gene encoding type VI secretion system baseplate subunit TssG — MAAHGRGSDRSLTQLLFDETYRFDFYQAVRLIEMLYPKKAALGEDYGIEKECVRFTSNVRLDFPASAVSEIIPADADKPLEMAVNFMGLAGCLGPLPIPYSELILERESKKDTAFKAFLDIFNHRLISLMYQVRKAYRIGFDFKPPHQTSFARYFFSLMGLGTSGLQDRMKIKDRALLGYTSILAQQPRSISGLEYILADYFDVKVKARQLCGQWYRIEEDQITRIGVTGQNQILGDSAVVGSRVWNQQGKFELHVGPVSMKQFHEFLPDGQAFEPLCQLTRYYAGTEFEFDIVLILQKEDDPSHLPRIGGAEGFRLGWSSWLCSGKAPSALSPVRLSSRLFSTGQQQEASQ, encoded by the coding sequence ATGGCCGCCCATGGCAGGGGATCAGATCGTTCTTTAACACAGCTGCTTTTCGACGAGACCTACCGGTTTGATTTTTATCAGGCCGTTCGTCTGATCGAGATGCTCTATCCGAAAAAAGCAGCCCTGGGAGAAGATTACGGGATTGAAAAGGAATGCGTTCGTTTCACTTCGAATGTCCGGCTTGATTTTCCGGCCAGCGCCGTGTCGGAAATCATCCCCGCCGATGCGGACAAGCCACTTGAAATGGCAGTAAATTTCATGGGACTTGCCGGTTGTCTGGGGCCCTTGCCGATTCCGTATTCGGAACTGATCCTGGAACGGGAATCGAAAAAAGACACCGCGTTTAAGGCGTTTCTGGACATATTCAACCACCGGTTGATCTCTTTGATGTACCAGGTTAGAAAGGCATACCGGATCGGTTTCGATTTCAAGCCGCCCCATCAGACTTCCTTTGCCCGGTATTTCTTTTCCCTCATGGGACTGGGTACCAGCGGCCTGCAGGACCGGATGAAGATCAAAGATCGCGCTTTATTAGGGTATACGTCAATTCTGGCCCAGCAGCCTCGTTCCATCAGCGGCCTTGAATATATCCTGGCCGATTATTTCGATGTCAAGGTCAAGGCAAGGCAGCTGTGCGGCCAATGGTACCGGATTGAAGAAGACCAGATCACCCGGATCGGCGTCACCGGCCAAAACCAGATTCTGGGTGACAGTGCGGTTGTCGGCTCAAGAGTCTGGAATCAGCAGGGAAAATTTGAACTCCATGTGGGCCCGGTTTCCATGAAACAATTTCACGAGTTTTTACCGGACGGCCAGGCATTTGAACCCCTTTGCCAGTTAACCCGATATTACGCAGGAACCGAATTTGAATTTGACATTGTATTGATACTGCAGAAAGAAGATGATCCATCCCATCTGCCGCGAATCGGGGGTGCCGAAGGCTTCAGGCTCGGATGGTCATCGTGGCTGTGTAGCGGGAAAGCACCATCGGCATTGAGTCCGGTACGACTTTCTTCCCGGCTCTTCAGTACCGGACAACAACAGGAGGCTTCACAATGA
- the tssI gene encoding type VI secretion system tip protein TssI/VgrG → MSLTEDQVQEIVKNLIQKGEKDKARKLIERLQQKGYKFATGIPDEKKPPQHAPADDSDDTPEAAEKSPSIDSQPPNKDSHGNSKPQPGADAPAEEKIEEEEEEEEEEEEEEEEKTEEEEAQQTAYRLSETSPASGEGDSSEAKEWLYVTTPIDSDKRKFYLQKVEGKEQISGLFHYKLELTTRDDQIDFTGILGEAVTVTIERDDGSKRYINAIATCFIQAGNEGEIITYYAEIRPWLWKLTLTRNSKIYQNQTAVDIIKSIFSDLGLTDFSDKTTKTYAQRQYCVQYQESAFNFISRLLEEEGIFYFFEHTADKHTLVLADDADAHKPCPDLTSARMRDVDPEDDDLIDKCRLKQKMIINKYATEDYNFETPDTDLLTNVDSNVDGVLQVYEYPGKFTKTDEGEKIANKRIEAFESEQKVLTGNGFCRAFIAGYKFELTDHYRPDINKSYVLKSLGMEVSQKRYANSFEAFPSDVPFRPLRTARKPKICGSQTALVVGKAGEEIWTDEYGRIKIQFYWDQDGEKDENTSCWVRVAQVWAGKNWGTMFIPRIGSEVVVSFLEGDPDQPLIIGTVYNATQTLPYTLPENMAKSTIKTRSTKSGTEGNEIRFDDTKDEEELYIHAQKDKTLKVENDFVSEVLNDEKITVAKNRTITVSEKNHTLTVEKGNRTIEVNTGDETHDVKGKRTLTITGNEVHTNKGNVTHMISGNFELKVDGNLAIDVKGTIMIKSARDFTSKAGTSLTNQAGTTLTSKAGTSLTNQAGTTLTNKASASQTVDGGGSLTLKGGMVKIN, encoded by the coding sequence ATGTCGTTAACTGAAGATCAAGTCCAGGAAATTGTCAAAAACCTCATTCAAAAGGGGGAAAAGGACAAAGCCCGCAAATTGATTGAGAGGCTGCAACAAAAAGGATATAAATTCGCTACCGGTATCCCGGACGAAAAAAAACCTCCGCAACACGCCCCTGCCGATGATTCGGATGACACGCCGGAGGCTGCTGAAAAGTCCCCCTCCATTGACAGTCAACCCCCGAATAAGGATTCGCACGGCAACTCCAAACCGCAGCCCGGTGCTGACGCGCCGGCAGAAGAAAAAATCGAAGAAGAAGAGGAGGAGGAGGAGGAGGAGGAGGAGGAGGAGGAGGAGAAAACCGAGGAAGAAGAGGCGCAGCAAACGGCCTACCGGTTATCGGAAACCTCACCGGCTTCGGGGGAAGGCGACTCGTCAGAGGCAAAAGAATGGCTGTATGTCACGACCCCGATCGATTCGGACAAACGCAAGTTTTATCTTCAAAAAGTCGAGGGCAAGGAGCAGATATCGGGATTGTTTCACTACAAACTGGAATTGACAACCCGCGACGATCAAATCGATTTCACGGGGATCCTGGGTGAGGCCGTCACCGTCACCATCGAACGGGATGACGGCAGCAAACGATACATTAACGCAATAGCGACCTGTTTTATCCAGGCGGGCAATGAGGGCGAGATTATCACCTATTATGCCGAAATCCGCCCCTGGCTCTGGAAACTGACCCTGACCCGGAACAGCAAAATTTATCAGAATCAAACTGCGGTTGACATTATCAAATCGATATTTTCCGATCTCGGTTTGACCGATTTTTCCGACAAAACCACCAAAACCTATGCCCAGCGTCAATACTGCGTACAGTATCAGGAAAGCGCCTTTAATTTTATTTCCCGGCTCCTGGAGGAGGAGGGTATTTTCTATTTTTTCGAACATACCGCAGACAAGCACACACTGGTTCTGGCAGATGATGCCGACGCCCATAAACCGTGCCCCGATCTGACTTCGGCCCGGATGCGGGATGTTGATCCGGAAGATGATGACCTGATCGACAAATGCCGACTTAAGCAGAAAATGATTATCAACAAATACGCTACCGAGGATTATAACTTCGAGACACCCGATACCGATCTTCTGACCAATGTGGATTCCAATGTTGACGGTGTGCTGCAAGTATATGAATATCCCGGAAAGTTTACAAAAACCGATGAGGGGGAAAAAATTGCCAACAAACGCATCGAGGCCTTTGAATCCGAACAGAAGGTATTAACGGGAAACGGCTTCTGCCGGGCATTCATTGCCGGTTACAAATTTGAACTGACCGATCATTACCGCCCGGATATCAACAAGTCCTATGTACTGAAAAGCCTCGGGATGGAGGTCAGCCAGAAGCGTTATGCCAACAGTTTTGAAGCATTTCCATCCGATGTGCCATTCAGGCCGTTGCGAACCGCCCGAAAACCAAAAATTTGCGGGAGCCAGACCGCTCTGGTTGTGGGTAAAGCAGGTGAAGAAATCTGGACCGACGAATACGGAAGGATCAAAATACAGTTTTATTGGGATCAGGATGGGGAAAAAGATGAAAATACGTCCTGCTGGGTCCGGGTAGCCCAGGTCTGGGCCGGTAAAAACTGGGGCACGATGTTTATTCCCCGCATCGGATCCGAAGTGGTGGTCAGCTTTCTGGAAGGCGATCCGGATCAACCCCTTATCATCGGTACGGTGTACAATGCCACGCAGACCCTTCCATACACTCTGCCGGAAAATATGGCTAAAAGCACTATCAAGACAAGATCCACCAAATCCGGAACAGAGGGCAATGAAATTCGATTCGATGACACCAAGGACGAGGAAGAACTTTATATCCATGCGCAAAAAGATAAAACGCTGAAAGTGGAAAATGATTTTGTATCCGAGGTGTTAAACGATGAAAAAATCACGGTTGCCAAAAACCGGACGATCACTGTTTCGGAAAAAAATCATACCCTGACTGTTGAAAAAGGCAACCGCACCATCGAGGTCAATACCGGCGATGAGACGCATGACGTGAAGGGAAAGCGGACACTGACCATCACCGGAAACGAGGTCCATACCAATAAAGGCAACGTCACCCATATGATCAGCGGAAATTTTGAATTAAAAGTAGACGGTAACCTGGCCATCGATGTCAAAGGGACAATAATGATCAAGTCGGCCAGGGATTTTACCAGCAAGGCCGGAACCAGCCTGACCAACCAGGCCGGCACGACGCTGACCAGCAAGGCCGGAACCAGCCTGACCAATCAGGCCGGCACGACGCTGACCAACAAGGCCAGTGCATCACAGACCGTTGACGGCGGCGGGTCTCTGACGCTCAAAGGCGGTATGGTAAAAATCAATTAG
- a CDS encoding DUF4280 domain-containing protein → MGQQVCMGAMLKCSFGMAPGSLIVLPQNRVLTQTPAANIMDNKPMVNIMPFGMCSSMANPAVAAATAAALGVLTPMPCVPVTPAPWVPGAPTVLIGNLPALNNSSKLMCMWAGVIEITNAGQMTVKIP, encoded by the coding sequence ATGGGACAACAGGTTTGTATGGGAGCGATGCTCAAATGCAGCTTTGGCATGGCACCCGGTTCACTGATCGTTTTACCGCAAAACAGAGTGCTCACCCAGACTCCGGCGGCCAATATCATGGATAACAAGCCGATGGTCAATATCATGCCGTTCGGGATGTGCTCTTCAATGGCAAATCCTGCGGTGGCCGCTGCAACCGCCGCTGCACTGGGCGTTTTAACTCCCATGCCCTGCGTGCCGGTCACACCGGCTCCGTGGGTTCCGGGAGCGCCCACCGTGCTGATCGGCAATCTGCCGGCGCTGAATAATTCTTCCAAATTGATGTGCATGTGGGCTGGAGTGATCGAGATTACCAATGCGGGTCAGATGACCGTGAAGATACCATAA
- a CDS encoding toxin-antitoxin system YwqK family antitoxin, whose amino-acid sequence MPDSSENKQASGLPRNDPENETEHAVVAQPDADTDDNLLDGEDLSVDEEGRIISRVNFKVGKLEGESITYDETGRITEKAYFENDKLIRTIAYDETGRIYQKAHFKDGRLHGEMILYEEGRPRTKMYYQNGLQNGQMIHYGDDGQVTGSVNYLNGKLNGESRWYDTEGRLLITSPYKDDKLCGEKKEYYPGGQIREKAVYSNNRLHGELLRYHENGRIKESIHYQDGRQIGNRIEYDQNETIKHESSEKKSLFARLAKFKIKRPEI is encoded by the coding sequence ATGCCAGATTCTTCCGAAAACAAGCAGGCATCCGGGTTGCCCCGTAATGATCCGGAAAACGAAACGGAGCATGCGGTCGTGGCACAGCCGGATGCCGATACAGACGATAACCTGCTCGACGGAGAAGACCTTTCCGTTGACGAAGAAGGCCGGATCATCAGCAGAGTCAATTTCAAAGTGGGCAAACTCGAAGGCGAATCAATCACCTATGATGAGACCGGTAGAATTACTGAAAAGGCATATTTTGAAAATGACAAGCTGATCCGGACGATCGCCTATGATGAGACCGGCCGGATTTATCAGAAAGCGCACTTTAAAGACGGCCGGCTTCACGGAGAAATGATCCTTTACGAAGAGGGCCGGCCCAGGACAAAAATGTATTATCAGAACGGCCTTCAGAACGGGCAGATGATCCACTATGGAGACGACGGTCAGGTTACCGGCTCCGTCAATTACCTTAACGGCAAATTAAACGGGGAAAGCCGATGGTATGACACTGAGGGGCGGCTGCTGATAACCTCCCCATACAAAGATGATAAATTATGCGGTGAAAAAAAAGAATATTACCCGGGCGGTCAGATCAGGGAAAAGGCCGTTTACAGCAACAACCGATTGCATGGCGAACTGCTCCGATATCATGAAAATGGCCGCATCAAAGAAAGCATTCACTATCAGGATGGGCGACAAATCGGGAACCGAATCGAATATGATCAAAATGAAACCATAAAACACGAATCTTCTGAAAAAAAGAGTTTGTTTGCCCGGCTGGCAAAATTCAAAATCAAACGGCCTGAAATTTGA
- a CDS encoding SPOR domain-containing protein, whose amino-acid sequence MSYDFSLNKKKIGLLLTGFTVLTILVFIAGWLLGLMMNLQREAPPLTEYGAAGKNISLPAPPPAAITKSASMPEKKADQKALTAAVETPAAPETDPVQEKAPALKTDEPVSKDKSSPSTAPAPAPEAPEKKKNEKMCYSIQAGAFLFKGNAEKRLSELKGKGYNAYIFETTDHLNRKWHAVKTADFTTLQKASSALAQFTRKENMPAVITCFKSLTAVDPEKDMRLTR is encoded by the coding sequence ATGTCTTATGATTTTTCCTTAAATAAAAAAAAGATCGGGTTGCTGCTGACGGGTTTTACCGTGCTGACCATACTTGTTTTTATTGCAGGCTGGCTCCTGGGACTCATGATGAACCTGCAGCGGGAGGCACCGCCATTGACCGAATACGGGGCCGCGGGAAAAAACATATCATTGCCTGCACCCCCGCCTGCCGCGATAACAAAAAGCGCCTCCATGCCCGAAAAAAAGGCAGATCAAAAAGCGTTGACGGCCGCGGTGGAAACGCCCGCAGCCCCTGAAACTGATCCGGTTCAGGAAAAAGCCCCGGCATTAAAAACCGATGAGCCGGTTTCAAAAGACAAATCGAGCCCGTCGACAGCGCCAGCTCCGGCACCAGAAGCCCCCGAGAAAAAAAAGAATGAAAAAATGTGTTACTCGATTCAGGCCGGCGCATTTCTGTTCAAGGGCAACGCGGAAAAACGTCTGTCAGAATTAAAGGGAAAGGGATATAACGCCTACATCTTTGAGACAACCGATCATCTGAATCGAAAATGGCATGCGGTAAAAACCGCCGATTTTACAACGCTGCAAAAAGCTTCTTCGGCACTTGCTCAGTTTACGAGGAAAGAGAACATGCCGGCGGTGATTACTTGTTTTAAATCTCTTACGGCTGTTGATCCTGAAAAGGATATGCGGTTAACCAGATAA
- the tssH gene encoding type VI secretion system ATPase TssH, with product MSLDLQSITDKLNPVCRNGLEAGAQLCVSQTNYNVEIEHLLLKILDIPDTDIQNLFRYYDIRTADVSRELTGSIDRFKRGNSRTPALSPQIIQLLEQAWLLSSLHLNSVIIRSGAVLLALLDHDTLRAVMLESCPSLKRIPVASLKQDIHNLIQNSCEQDSSGTIHEATKASRPSAASKAVSTQTPNLDQYTFDLTERARKGLIDPIQGRNAEIRQIIDILMRRRQNNPILTGEAGVGKTAVVEGFAIRIAKGDVPPALKNISLRLLDLALLQAGAGIKGEFEKRLKSVIDEVKGAPIPIILFIDEAHTMIGAGGPAGMGDAANLLKPVLARGELRTIAATTWSEYKKYFEKDPALARRFQVVKVAEPDEETAVAMLRGIVSSLEAHHQVTVLDEAVRDAVRLSSRYISGRQLPDKAISVLDTASARVAIGQNGTPPEVEDLIRQQEQLTLEIGIIKRDLATGIQCRSSLTNLEADLDKVKIEKQALEKRWKNELEMVQGVLKLQNQLQEDWTAKPGNQVQVKQLKQSLIKQKKELEVIQNDSPMVPSCVDSRVIASVISNWTGIPSGKMMTDEIDTVLNLRKRMAQRIIGQPQALDTVSRRIRTFWANLDDPDKPVGVFLLVGPSGIGKTETAITLSDLLYGGDRNMVTVNMSEYQEAHTVSGLKGAPPGYVGHGKGGVLTEAVRHNPYSVVLLDEVEKGHPDVMELFYQVFDKGTLEDSEGLSVDFRNTVILLTSNVGSDIILKACDDPDHLPDADKLVEMVRPALLRYFKPAFLGRLVIVPYYPLDDGVIQQIVRLKMNKVKQRFAENHRINLTYSTDLIAAIASRCTEVDTGARNVDYLLTQVLLPELSTEMLKRMAQGQMCTGIYAYLDRSGNFNYRFEPPLTQKEPLVSDRPPEPASDRIIPDAPDDPFQPQFMKSSSLIKKGIQKSDHIRPNKRNRPTKSVSWLNIFKR from the coding sequence ATGAGTCTTGATCTTCAGTCCATTACCGACAAGCTCAATCCCGTCTGCAGAAACGGGCTTGAGGCCGGGGCGCAATTATGTGTATCTCAGACAAATTATAATGTAGAAATCGAGCATCTGCTCCTCAAAATTCTGGATATTCCGGATACGGACATTCAAAATCTCTTCCGCTATTATGATATCCGAACGGCTGATGTAAGCAGGGAGCTGACCGGTTCGATTGACCGTTTTAAACGGGGCAACAGCCGAACACCGGCGCTTTCACCCCAGATCATCCAGCTGCTTGAACAGGCCTGGCTGCTGTCTTCTCTTCATCTGAATTCGGTTATCATCCGGTCCGGCGCGGTTTTATTGGCCCTTCTGGATCATGATACCCTCAGGGCGGTGATGCTCGAGTCCTGCCCTTCCCTGAAACGGATTCCGGTCGCGTCTCTGAAACAGGATATTCATAATCTTATTCAAAATTCATGCGAGCAGGATTCTTCCGGAACCATTCATGAAGCCACAAAAGCATCCCGGCCGTCAGCCGCATCCAAGGCGGTTTCCACGCAAACCCCGAATCTGGATCAATATACATTCGATCTGACCGAGCGGGCTCGAAAAGGACTCATCGATCCGATACAGGGCCGCAATGCCGAGATCCGGCAGATCATCGACATATTGATGCGCCGACGGCAAAACAACCCGATCCTTACCGGTGAAGCGGGTGTGGGTAAAACGGCGGTTGTCGAAGGTTTTGCTATTCGAATCGCCAAAGGTGACGTCCCGCCGGCACTGAAAAACATTTCTCTACGGCTGCTGGACCTGGCGCTTCTGCAGGCAGGGGCCGGAATCAAGGGGGAATTTGAAAAACGCCTCAAATCGGTAATCGATGAAGTTAAAGGGGCGCCTATACCGATAATTCTATTTATCGATGAGGCCCATACCATGATCGGGGCCGGCGGACCGGCCGGAATGGGGGATGCGGCCAACCTGCTGAAACCGGTTCTGGCGCGCGGAGAGCTTCGCACCATTGCCGCAACGACCTGGTCGGAGTACAAAAAATACTTTGAAAAAGACCCGGCGCTGGCACGCCGTTTTCAGGTCGTCAAGGTCGCTGAGCCGGACGAGGAAACGGCCGTGGCCATGCTCAGAGGAATTGTATCCAGCCTTGAGGCTCATCATCAGGTTACCGTGCTGGATGAAGCCGTCCGGGATGCAGTCAGATTATCCAGCCGGTATATTTCCGGCAGGCAGCTTCCGGATAAAGCCATCAGCGTATTGGATACGGCCAGTGCCCGTGTTGCAATCGGGCAGAATGGAACGCCGCCTGAGGTTGAAGATCTGATCCGTCAGCAAGAGCAGCTGACCCTGGAAATCGGCATCATCAAAAGAGACCTGGCTACCGGAATACAGTGCCGCAGCAGTTTGACAAACCTGGAAGCCGATCTGGACAAGGTGAAAATAGAAAAACAGGCTCTTGAAAAACGCTGGAAAAATGAACTTGAAATGGTTCAGGGCGTACTCAAACTTCAAAATCAGTTGCAAGAGGACTGGACAGCAAAACCAGGCAATCAGGTGCAGGTAAAGCAGCTCAAGCAATCACTGATCAAACAAAAAAAGGAACTTGAGGTGATTCAAAACGATTCTCCCATGGTTCCTTCCTGCGTGGATTCGAGAGTGATTGCCTCGGTGATTTCAAACTGGACCGGTATTCCGTCAGGAAAAATGATGACCGACGAGATCGACACCGTGTTGAATTTGAGAAAAAGAATGGCACAACGCATTATCGGACAGCCGCAGGCGCTCGATACCGTATCCCGGCGTATCCGGACCTTCTGGGCCAATCTGGATGATCCCGACAAGCCCGTCGGTGTTTTTCTGCTGGTCGGCCCCAGCGGGATCGGCAAAACCGAAACAGCGATTACCCTGTCGGATCTTCTTTACGGTGGGGATCGAAACATGGTTACCGTCAACATGTCCGAATATCAGGAGGCCCACACGGTTTCCGGCCTCAAGGGGGCCCCGCCGGGTTATGTGGGGCACGGAAAAGGAGGCGTGCTGACCGAGGCGGTCAGACATAACCCCTACAGTGTCGTTTTGCTGGATGAGGTGGAAAAAGGGCATCCGGATGTGATGGAACTGTTTTATCAGGTGTTTGATAAAGGAACCCTGGAAGATTCCGAAGGCCTCTCGGTGGATTTCAGAAACACCGTGATTTTACTCACTTCAAATGTCGGATCGGATATAATTCTAAAAGCCTGCGATGACCCCGACCATCTTCCCGATGCAGACAAGCTGGTGGAAATGGTGCGCCCTGCCCTGCTTCGCTATTTTAAACCGGCTTTTTTGGGGCGTCTGGTCATTGTGCCGTATTATCCGCTCGATGACGGGGTGATCCAGCAGATCGTGCGTTTGAAGATGAACAAGGTCAAACAGCGGTTTGCAGAAAATCACCGCATCAACCTGACATATAGTACGGATCTGATTGCCGCAATTGCATCCAGATGCACTGAAGTGGATACCGGTGCCCGCAATGTGGATTATCTGCTGACTCAGGTTCTGCTTCCGGAACTTTCCACGGAAATGCTCAAACGAATGGCACAGGGACAGATGTGTACAGGAATATATGCCTATCTGGACCGATCCGGAAATTTTAACTACCGGTTTGAACCGCCTTTGACCCAGAAAGAGCCATTGGTATCTGATCGTCCGCCGGAACCCGCTTCTGACCGGATCATACCCGATGCGCCGGACGATCCATTTCAGCCGCAGTTTATGAAATCCAGTTCATTAATTAAAAAAGGTATACAAAAATCTGATCACATCCGCCCGAATAAAAGAAATAGACCAACAAAATCAGTCAGTTGGTTAAATATTTTTAAACGGTAA